A portion of the Pseudoalteromonas luteoviolacea genome contains these proteins:
- a CDS encoding ArsR/SmtB family transcription factor, whose protein sequence is MAQSAEHAEALLKLMANKNRLMILCSLLQQEMSVSELNAQVPLAQSALSQHLAGLRKANVVATRRDGQTIYYRIIDDKVTAILAQLYQLFCQPTTDEGDS, encoded by the coding sequence ATGGCGCAAAGTGCAGAGCATGCAGAGGCGCTACTTAAACTGATGGCAAATAAAAACCGTCTAATGATTTTATGTAGTTTGCTACAGCAAGAAATGAGTGTCAGTGAGTTAAATGCGCAGGTACCACTGGCACAGTCTGCATTGTCGCAGCATTTGGCTGGGCTTCGTAAAGCCAATGTGGTGGCGACGCGTCGTGATGGGCAGACAATTTACTATCGGATCATTGACGATAAGGTCACGGCGATTTTGGCTCAGTTGTATCAACTATTTTGTCAGCCAACTACCGACGAGGGCGACAGTTAA
- a CDS encoding DUF6653 family protein gives MRFENLAAKYFSMSEDVWQRHTNPWSVWTRYSCLPLLIACIWWRDLFGVWFWPALVVLSVWIWINPRCFKKPAHTDNWASQSVLGERILIYQRAQIPSHHFKTLDVISALLCVFTAMSVAGLFFHEPISTCTGTVGLILAKTWFLDRMVWLYHEVHGREETMN, from the coding sequence ATGCGGTTTGAAAATTTGGCAGCGAAGTACTTTTCTATGAGTGAGGACGTGTGGCAAAGACACACAAATCCTTGGAGTGTTTGGACGCGTTATAGCTGTTTACCTCTGTTGATTGCGTGTATTTGGTGGCGTGACCTATTTGGGGTATGGTTTTGGCCAGCATTAGTCGTACTGAGTGTGTGGATTTGGATAAACCCCAGGTGCTTTAAAAAGCCTGCCCACACAGACAATTGGGCGTCACAAAGTGTGCTTGGGGAGCGCATCTTAATTTACCAGCGTGCGCAAATACCCTCGCACCACTTTAAAACACTCGATGTGATTTCAGCATTATTATGTGTATTTACCGCGATGTCTGTCGCGGGGCTGTTTTTTCATGAGCCGATCAGTACGTGCACTGGTACAGTTGGCTTAATCTTGGCAAAAACATGGTTCCTCGATCGCATGGTGTGGCTCTATCATGAGGTTCATGGCCGTGAAGAGACAATGAATTAG